The genomic region GAAATCATATAGAGTACTTTGTATTTTTCCTAGAGTGGTGAAAGATCTGTTGAGATCTGAGAGTGAGCttgcttgaaaaaataaaaagagaaaaggttatTAAGAGCGGTTTTAAACAATACAAGCTTCTAAGTAAATCCAAGACAGTCCAGTGTGTGTGTGATAAATGTATAGGGGTGGAGAATGAACCCAGGAAATGCCTAGATAATGCACTGGCTATATGGTGGAGAGAATGCCCAGAAGTTGGAATCAGGTCGCTAGGGAACCCCGACTTTTGTCTgaaactggagaggagagagacctaCAGAGCCCGATGCAGCCCAAAGCTGCTGGGATGGTGGCCTCGGTAAGGCTGTTCAGGTAGCTCCAGAGCCTTAGGGAGAACTCAGCTGAGTTTAACTTCCCTAAAAGTCCAGAGAACATCTTAAAAAGGATTATTCCAGCCCGAAAGCCACTTAATCTGGAAAGGGCCTTGTAGGATGCTTGTGAGTATCCCAAACTCTGGAGACCTATAAATGTGCTACAGCTGTAGTGGTGGGTGGCGGGGTATGTCCAGGGCACGAGCACTGCAGGAGGAGAGATGACATTAGTTAAGTTATTCTTACTAACACATCCAAACTGCCACTATGTGTCTGGGATCTAACCCCTACTCTGATTCAAACTGAAACCTAGACCATAGTGAAAACTCCAGGAAGTGAAATATCCCTTTATAGATGCCTTTGGAGTCCAGTCTTGGATGAAATCAGTCCAAGCAACATTCATCATTGCACTATTTATTTTGGGGAAAGATGGTAGAATTAAAATGAGCCCAAACagaatctttctgagcctcaaggAAATGTTTAATACTCAGATTTTAAACTGTTTAATCATTCCTAAGAGCCCTTCCAtccaagacagaaggaaaatgaatgatTTAGTTTTACCTTAGTAACTTGTTCGAAGAGATAGGGCCTTGTTTGTATTCTCTTCTTCATCTCCTCCAATTCTTTCTTATACTCTTTTGCTCTTTTACGGTCATTTTTCCTGGAATTAACAAGATTTTTAGAACGAATTCTGTCTTTTTCCAATCTGGAATACCCTTCATTCCAATTGAGCAGAGTAACTCCCCAAGGACATTGTAAATTCTGAACTGTGCCTGGCAAAATCCTTGACTCAGTGCGATTACAGGAGCCTACCCTAAAACCTCCATTTTGCCAGTCCCAAGGCCAATTATCCATTGGATCCCAAGACAGGCACTCCTTTGACACGTGGAGGACACTGACCGATTCTCTTTCAGCTTTGCTTTGAACACCTCCTCCAGGCTTTTATGGGGATCCATGGCTTTTGCACGCAAGCTCACGGATTTAGACATTGCTTGACACTTCTTTTTGTGCATCTCCAACCACTGAGTACTCTCAtctgctttgtcctttttttcaaGTGAACTTCTAAAGAGAGGGggcaaaaaaagaatacagatgaCAAACTTGGGTATATTTAAACGCAAGCTTAGTAGCTTTTCTGGAAAGTAAACTGGTGTTTTCCATGAATGGGGTGAGTAATCACCACACTGGTGtttcagaaaaaataagattGAGGTTAAATGCATTGGCAGATGAAACCTTCCTAGCACTATAGACACAGTGATTTTTCTGCCCCAGGAGAAGTTAACTAATTGAACATGTGAGTTAAAATATCCTTACACTCAGGATTCTTGCCTGTATGGAAACAAAATAATACTGACAGCTACCATTTGCTGAGTTACCTACCCTGAACCAAGTGCAGACAGGGAGCAATAAATGctttattatccatttttttttgtaatcCTTGTAACTACCCTATGAAGTAAGGACCATAAGCCCCCGTTTTTATAGGCAAGGAGATCGAGCCTCAGGGTAAGCTACCTGCTCAAAGCTGCCCAGTATGCCAGTGAAAAAGCCAAGATTAGAACCAGGATGTCTCATTCCCAAGTCTGCCCTTGAGCACTTTGCTATATACAGTGGGCTGGAAGGTGCCTAGGTTCATGGTCCTTTGGGAATACAAATCTGCATTTCCACAAACTGGAAATAGGCTTCCTTCGACGCACAATTTGGGGTCAACTTGCAGCACTTAGTGTAAACACCATTCTACAAGGTACCATGGAGAGTACCTCTTCTAGGGCTAAGCAGCTTGTTATACCACAACCTCTCCTGCTGACTTCCACTCAGAGGCCTAGTAGAGGAACTCTACTGGGGCGCTGGCTGGATGAGAACAGTATCATGACAGTCAGGTCAgttaaagagttaaaaaataagGAGGCTTCTCATAGTTCCCCAAGATGAATCTCAGAGAATCTTAAATCTGTGCAATGGCTGCCTCATCTCTATGGCAGGGTCAGCCCCCTGCCGTCATGCTTCTCTGCATGCCTGTTCCTAATGGCTTCCTCTTTCATGTGTGGGTCTTCACCCatgttctctctgtctggaaccttctttctttccagcctTTATCTGACTAACTCCTCATTCTTCAGGTTTCACCTTAGACATCTATTACAAGAGCCCTCTGCTCCAGGCTGCTCAGTGCCCCCACAGGCCCCCGTAGTCCCCCATCATTGCACTACTCCCCAAATATGGTaacttctttgcttttctgtctttcagaCTACATATTAAAGCATAGGTTCCACAAGGTATCTCAGCCTTAACGTTATGCCTGGCACAAGTCAGTCCCCCATGAGTATCTGCTGAATGACGGCTAGGTGTTCTCCAGCACTAAGTGTGGACAGCCACTTGTATTCCTGTCCTTGATCAGAGAATTCCCTTCCACCCCTTTAGGCCTCTGATAACGAACAGGATGCCCAGCAGCAGGCTGGTTTCCAGCATTTAGGCCAAGAGCTGAGCATTATAAGTCTCATGAAGCCTGACCACTCACCTGACTGCAGATTCCCTCTTCCTGGTGGCATCTGTGATGTGCACAGGAAGGGTGTTGGTGGAGAGGGAAGCAAGGCCACTCAGAGAACGACTCCTTGGCAAGGGTGTAACAGGTGGCTCCACAGAGTCCTAAAAGAAACGAAGGGTGGTATTGGTCGGACAGCATGTGTGATTAATTTCTATCTTAACTAGGATTCCGTTTCAGTGAAGGACTAGtcagaatattcttttttcttcctgggaTTAAGGCAAGGGTAATGAGATCTCCAGCTTAGTAATCAGGCCAAGACTTAGATATCAATTCTAAAGTTTTTAAATCTAATGAGAAGAGTTATTTGGAATTGGTATAGGGACACAAGCAATTGATCCCAACTCCCTGCCTTCCAGATCTGCTTGGACTTGTTTTTGCACAATCTCTTTCTAGAAAAATTCCCTCTAGGAAGGTAAGGAAAGGAAGTATTCTTGTGACCCTAAGTTTAGAGGAATTGTGGATCTGCTTACAGCTGAgccagtgttttaaaaaaagacagaaaaatgtcaTGAGAAGTGCCTTCCATTAAGACCTGGCCTGTGCCTGTATTTTGGGcctcaggccctgcccctcccATGGCTGCCTGAGCTCTCACCGTCCTCCCTCCAGAGGCGGCAGCATCACAGGGCCGCTGAGTGCGACGTAGGCTGGCATTTCTCAGAAAGAAGGGCTTGCTGTGAGTCACCTCTCTGGTGTCCCTTCTCTTGGCAGCTCTTCTTTGGAAGGCCTTGTAAAGGCCTTCATAGTCAGGGACAGCAGGATTCACACGAGGCTGGAATCCAAAGTCAGTCTGCAGAAACCCAAGCTTTTCCTCCTGGGTTCGGGTGGCTGTGCGAGGCCGTGGGTCAGCCTGGCtgctggaggaggtgatgggggAGGAGGCCTTCTGGAGCATGTCCAGGGCTCTCATCTGGATGCGAATTTTCCTGAAGAGCTCAGCTTCTGTGGAGAAAAGGCAGGGTGGTGATGGGTGAGAAGGGATCAAGCCTCATACCAAAAGGTTTGGAGAACTTTCCCTCTTTAAAACACCAGCAACAGGAATTTCGTGAGCAGTTGATATCGTGTGGGAAGCTTGAAATTGGCCAGGATAGGAATATTTATACCACGAAAAAAGGCAAACTCTACAAATCagcttgcttttccttttttctgcagAGCTCGTTAATAAATGTTGACCACGACACCACTGCCGTGTGCCAATCAGGTTGCAGAAGCAGCTACCATTTACACTTACTGAGCATGTACTTTCCCCAGTTCCTTCTTCAGAAGCGAGgcaggagggctggcccagtcACCTGCTCCTCTCCCAGGTCTCCCCATCTCAGAGGAAGGCCCCAACACCCACCAACTGCCCAAGCCCATGGCCCAAATCATTCTTGACTCCTCCCTCATCTCATCAGTCACAAGTTCTGTGGTCTCCTGCTCTTTAACCACATTCCAGTCCAGTCTCTTTTCACTGTCCCTGCTATGAGTTTCAAAATTTCTCAACTGAATTGTTGCAACTAGCCTCCTATAAATCAACATCCCTCCATTCTTGCCCTCCCCCTTTAATTATCTCCACAGCAGAGTGATCTTTCTGAACTGCATGTCTGATCATAAGCCACCCTATTtaaacccttcagtggctccctggTGCCCTTAGCATGAAGTCTAAACTCCCTCCCATGGCCCACAAGGCTCCTGTGGCTGGCTGgtgcctgcctctgcctctccacGCCCTCTTCTCTCTACCCTCGACCTTTCCATCCTTGAATGTGCTCAGCCTTCTCTTACCTCCATGCTGTATCTCTTCCTGGTacactcctcctccctcttcattGAGGGAGGCCCATCCTTCAGGGTCAGCCCCAGTGCTCCCTTTCCCTGGGGACCTTCCCTAACTCTTCTTACTCCTTACCACACCCTAAGGCAGGTCCCTCTGTTATATGCCCCAAAGGACCCCCAGGCTTTCCCCTTTAATCTTGCAATAACTCATCACTTTTGTCATTATCTGTCTATTATCTGTCTTCCTCCCGTGTCCACGAACTCCATGTCGGTTTACTCACTGTAGAATAGTGCCTGGGGCGCAGCACATGTTactgaatgactgaataaagCCTGAGTCCCTTAATCAAGCTCCAGTTTTTGGAATATGTACCTCACCAGGATGAGGGAGTGAGGGGACTTTCCTCAGGGGCAGCTGGCTAGTGGTGGCACTGGCCTAAGCTGGTCCTTGGATGTCTCATTGGTTCTCTGCTCTCACACCTGTGCTGCTGCAGAGGCCTTCGCATCGACTCACTGAGAGAGGGGCCAACAGGACAAACCTAGGGGGCACTATAGGACCTCTGACTCCTCACTCCTTACAGGGCTCCCCCTTTGTATAAATAGACCCAACCCTACCCCATGGCCTGCACTGAGCGTGGCCTCTAGCAGGTCCACCGAAAGCTCATCTGCCAGCCAGGCTGACCCTAGAGCCAAACTAAATCCCTCCAGTACCTCTTGGTACCCCCAGGTACAAGGCAGCAAGGTGGCAGGAGTGTCTTTACCTTGGAGTTTGTCCCCGAGGGCTGGCTCCAGAATGGACTTGGGGATCCTTCTGGTGGCTTTCTGCTTGGGGACCTTGGCCTTAGCTGTGGCGGCCAACTCCCTCTGTTGAGTGGCTTCCTTTCGCTGTTCCTCCTTTACCAGGAAGCTAAAGGGCTTCAAGGAAGAGAGGAgcagttccttcctcttctggatCCCTGCCTGCCTGCGGACCTCATTGCGCTCCATGATCTCCTGGTAGAGCGGCAGGTAGACATGTGCAGGCACAGGTTGTGCCCGGAACTGCCGGTGGCACTCCGCCTCCTCCTGACCCTGCCTCTGGGCCTGCTGCCTCTCGTGCTCGAAGGAGGCAGGTGAGGCCAGCCACTGGGCCTTCTTCCGGGCTTCACGCAGCGTCATGTGGAAAGGCTGAGGGACAGTGATGGATGACACCCAGGAGCTGATGCTTTTGTGCTGGGAGGGAGACCTGGAGCCTGAgggtggctggggctggcccttgggaATGCTGGAGGGAAGGGTGCTCAGGGAGCTGCAGCGCCTTGTGGAGCCACACCTAGGGGGAGAAAGCAGCTCTGTTCATGGGGGACAGGGCAGCCAGGGGGCCCAGCTCCccttccctgctccttcccagTCTTCCCTTCCAGCAGGTCACAGCCAGCTTCTCAGCCTAACATCAC from Equus caballus isolate H_3958 breed thoroughbred chromosome 24, TB-T2T, whole genome shotgun sequence harbors:
- the FAM161B gene encoding protein FAM161B, coding for MTVGRPAGASGGAQWSRQIFTPKSSSDTEAEEELSGDGLVLPRAGKLDEFLSPEEETDSTSDSTGSFYETLQVLRQKGRWCLLESLCQSDPDSDENLPEDDEDLESFFRDKGREKPQGQCPQSARCGSTRRCSSLSTLPSSIPKGQPQPPSGSRSPSQHKSISSWVSSITVPQPFHMTLREARKKAQWLASPASFEHERQQAQRQGQEEAECHRQFRAQPVPAHVYLPLYQEIMERNEVRRQAGIQKRKELLLSSLKPFSFLVKEEQRKEATQQRELAATAKAKVPKQKATRRIPKSILEPALGDKLQEAELFRKIRIQMRALDMLQKASSPITSSSSQADPRPRTATRTQEEKLGFLQTDFGFQPRVNPAVPDYEGLYKAFQRRAAKRRDTREVTHSKPFFLRNASLRRTQRPCDAAASGGRTDSVEPPVTPLPRSRSLSGLASLSTNTLPVHITDATRKRESAVRSSLEKKDKADESTQWLEMHKKKCQAMSKSVSLRAKAMDPHKSLEEVFKAKLKENRKNDRKRAKEYKKELEEMKKRIQTRPYLFEQVTKDLARKEAEQRYRDSLKQAGLDEDFVRDKGQGTQAVRWKEQSEDRDCPSTHETAKLGIRNPEQDLEESLEQPTSPEKEPEKLSYELLDNLKSLA